A DNA window from Cobetia marina contains the following coding sequences:
- a CDS encoding VOC family protein codes for MAVSDPFHLAIQVRDIAEARRFYGEFLGCPEGRSSDSWVDFDLYGHQFVCHLNPALADPDNPLAQHRNPVDGHGVPVPHFGVVLEMEAWQALADRLTAEGVTFEIAPHVRFKGEPGEQATMFFLDPTGNALEFKAFKDRESQLFRK; via the coding sequence ATGGCCGTCAGTGATCCGTTCCACCTCGCGATTCAAGTGCGTGACATCGCCGAAGCCCGGCGCTTCTATGGCGAATTCCTCGGCTGTCCGGAGGGACGCTCCTCGGACAGCTGGGTCGATTTCGACCTCTACGGCCACCAGTTCGTCTGCCACCTGAACCCGGCACTGGCCGACCCTGACAACCCGCTCGCCCAGCACCGCAATCCGGTCGATGGGCATGGCGTCCCGGTGCCGCACTTCGGGGTGGTACTCGAGATGGAGGCCTGGCAGGCACTGGCGGATCGTCTCACTGCCGAAGGCGTGACATTCGAGATCGCACCTCATGTGCGCTTCAAGGGCGAGCCCGGTGAACAGGCCACGATGTTCTTCCTCGACCCCACCGGCAACGCGCTGGAGTTCAAGGCCTTCAAGGACCGCGAGAGCCAGCTGTTTCGCAAGTGA
- a CDS encoding 5-oxoprolinase subunit PxpA has product MSRSAPSLPLLNCDMGESFGNWKIGLDDEVMPYVDCANIACGFHASDPTIMRRTVRLAVKHDVRIGAHPAYPDLQGFGRRSMACSPAEVEDMLLYQIGALDGICRAEGTRVQYVKPHGALYNDMAADPTLLRAVMQAVVRYDASLPLMVMATANPAPMQALADEMGITLWFEAFADRAYDSRGHLVSRREPGAVHHDSEVIIAQSVTLARGEALTDSSGGDLVLSADTLCVHGDNAESVAAVRAIRDAFDALAGA; this is encoded by the coding sequence ATGTCCCGTTCCGCTCCCTCCCTCCCTCTGCTCAATTGCGACATGGGCGAAAGCTTCGGCAACTGGAAGATCGGCCTCGATGACGAGGTCATGCCCTACGTCGATTGCGCCAACATCGCCTGTGGCTTCCACGCCTCGGACCCCACCATCATGCGCCGCACCGTGCGGCTGGCGGTCAAGCACGACGTGCGCATCGGCGCACATCCCGCCTATCCGGATCTGCAGGGCTTCGGGCGCCGCTCCATGGCCTGCTCGCCTGCGGAAGTCGAGGACATGCTGCTCTATCAGATCGGCGCGCTCGACGGTATCTGTCGCGCCGAAGGCACTCGCGTCCAGTACGTGAAGCCGCATGGTGCGCTCTACAACGACATGGCCGCTGACCCGACGCTACTGCGCGCCGTCATGCAGGCCGTGGTGCGCTATGACGCCAGCCTGCCGCTGATGGTGATGGCGACCGCCAATCCGGCACCGATGCAGGCACTGGCCGACGAGATGGGCATCACGCTGTGGTTCGAGGCCTTCGCCGACCGTGCCTACGACTCGCGCGGTCACCTGGTCTCGCGTCGTGAGCCCGGCGCCGTGCATCACGACAGCGAGGTGATCATCGCCCAGTCGGTGACGCTGGCGCGCGGTGAAGCCCTCACCGACAGCAGCGGCGGTGATCTGGTGCTCAGTGCCGACACCCTGTGCGTGCACGGTGACAACGCCGAGTCCGTGGCCGCGGTGCGTGCCATCCGTGACGCCTTCGATGCGCTGGCGGGTGCCTGA
- a CDS encoding 5-oxoprolinase subunit B family protein: MAGGNSHERGSSPQLRLETVGMDSLIIRLFDRIEESNMAWILAADGALREAFGTALVDLVPSYTTLLLHYDVAALEEGEVRARIQAALENLAPQSGQQGQLHEVPVWYDDSVGPELAPIAARLGISVEALIARHGAHDYCVFALGFAPGFAFMGVLEEALTTPRLKTPRQKIAPGSVGIADRQAAIYPSRSPGGWNILGRTPITLFGRNEAGEPSSRFMPGDRVRFVSVSREEFVRLGGDVTPLEERA; the protein is encoded by the coding sequence ATGGCTGGGGGGAATAGCCACGAACGTGGCTCGTCACCGCAACTGCGCCTCGAGACCGTCGGCATGGACTCGCTGATCATCCGGCTGTTCGACCGCATCGAGGAATCCAACATGGCCTGGATTCTGGCCGCTGACGGGGCCTTGCGTGAGGCCTTCGGCACGGCGCTGGTGGATCTGGTGCCGTCCTATACCACCTTGCTGCTGCACTATGACGTGGCGGCACTGGAAGAAGGCGAGGTGCGTGCCCGTATCCAGGCGGCCCTCGAGAACCTCGCTCCGCAGAGCGGTCAGCAGGGCCAGCTGCACGAGGTGCCCGTCTGGTACGACGACAGTGTCGGTCCGGAGCTTGCGCCGATCGCCGCGCGTCTCGGCATCAGTGTCGAGGCGTTGATCGCGCGGCACGGCGCGCATGATTACTGCGTGTTCGCGCTTGGCTTCGCCCCCGGTTTCGCCTTCATGGGCGTGCTGGAGGAGGCATTGACCACACCGCGTCTCAAGACGCCGCGCCAGAAGATCGCCCCCGGCAGCGTCGGCATCGCCGACCGTCAGGCCGCGATCTACCCGTCCCGCTCTCCCGGTGGCTGGAACATCCTGGGCCGCACGCCCATCACGCTGTTCGGCCGCAACGAGGCCGGTGAGCCGTCCAGTCGCTTCATGCCCGGTGATCGCGTGCGTTTCGTTTCCGTGAGCCGAGAGGAATTCGTTCGCCTGGGCGGCGATGTCACCCCGCTGGAGGAGCGCGCATGA
- a CDS encoding 5-oxoprolinase subunit C family protein: MSADNDKRVRLDVKRSGALALVQDAGRLGVRHLGVTQGGAADWVSLGWANWLLGNAPDAPGLEITMGAGLTLKVGQAGTLALCGADLAATLDGEALLPGQAFAVTAGQVLKFERPVAGLRAYLAFPGGLDVAPVLGSAACTVRDGLGGLDGEGHALASGDVLTAAGNELSLRELPASAQAWQQSLTLEEGEALELALVVGAQIAEFSGDSLFRAFNRDWAVDGRADRMGVRLTGPRLERDGAGMVSEGIPLGAVQVPADGQPIILLNDRQTIGGYPRLGALTPLACAQLAQCVPGTRVRLAAVTPGQARQDHLAALAAWQA; encoded by the coding sequence ATGAGTGCCGACAACGACAAGCGCGTGAGGCTCGACGTCAAGCGCAGTGGTGCCCTGGCACTGGTACAGGATGCGGGACGCCTGGGTGTCCGCCATCTGGGCGTGACCCAGGGCGGCGCGGCGGACTGGGTCTCGCTGGGCTGGGCCAACTGGCTGCTGGGCAATGCCCCGGATGCGCCGGGACTCGAGATCACCATGGGCGCCGGCCTGACCCTCAAGGTCGGGCAGGCGGGCACGCTGGCGCTGTGTGGCGCTGATCTGGCGGCGACACTGGATGGTGAGGCGTTGCTGCCCGGGCAGGCCTTCGCCGTGACGGCGGGGCAGGTGCTCAAGTTCGAGCGTCCGGTCGCCGGGCTGCGCGCCTATCTGGCCTTCCCGGGTGGGCTGGATGTCGCCCCGGTGCTGGGCAGTGCGGCCTGTACCGTGCGTGATGGTCTGGGCGGGCTGGATGGCGAAGGCCATGCATTGGCCAGCGGCGATGTGCTCACGGCGGCCGGCAATGAGCTGTCGCTGCGCGAATTGCCGGCGTCGGCACAGGCATGGCAGCAGTCGCTGACCCTCGAGGAGGGCGAGGCGCTCGAACTGGCGCTGGTGGTAGGCGCCCAGATTGCCGAATTCAGCGGCGACAGCCTCTTTCGCGCCTTCAACCGCGACTGGGCGGTAGATGGTCGCGCGGATCGCATGGGCGTGCGTCTGACCGGCCCGCGTCTGGAGCGTGACGGTGCCGGGATGGTCTCCGAAGGCATTCCGCTGGGCGCGGTACAGGTGCCCGCCGATGGCCAGCCGATCATCCTGCTCAATGATCGCCAGACCATCGGCGGCTATCCGCGCCTTGGCGCACTGACGCCGCTGGCCTGCGCGCAGCTCGCCCAATGCGTGCCGGGCACCAGGGTGCGGCTGGCGGCCGTGACGCCGGGCCAGGCGCGACAGGATCACCTCGCGGCACTGGCCGCCTGGCAGGCGTGA